The region AACTTTATCATCAAAAGGTGCTCAGAGGCTCACTGGAATACACTGATGCCAGCAAAGTCAATTTTCACTCCCTGGTGCTATGCCATGATTCCTTTGCTGGTGCAGTCCAAAATTCAGCCTTGTTAGAGCCAACCAAATGACTGTTTGTCTGTAAGGATGCAGGACTGTCCATTAAACTGCAGTACCATAAATGCCATTTTAGTTCAGAACTGCTCTCTTGTTTTAAGCACACATTTAATGTGGTAGGAAATTCAGTTTGTAAACAGAGCTACTATGTGTCTTTCCATTTGTAGATTCcatgttctttttctctccacagTCCTTAAGTCTCCTTCATTTTGGTATAGCTATGGCATTTGTCTAATTAAATTTTACTTTCTCTAGTGGACTAGACCTATTTGCAGGGCTCCACAGCAATAGTCTCCAGTTCTGTGGTTTTATTAATTAGCTTTTTAATAGCCTTTTAGTTAATTTTCAGTTGTGGGGACAGGATTTCTATTTGGATGCTTTTGACTAAAAATTCTGAGGAAGTATTTACAAAACACTAAGGGCCAGTTATATAGTTTATAATCATCTATCAAATGATACATTCAGATGAGACCTAACACTTCAGTTACTGTTTTATTGATACCCAAATACATAATAAAATTACCAgtttctcaatttttttttaaagctgtcaAGAAAGCAAACTGGTTAGTTTTTTTAACGGGACACTTTatattgaaaaataaacataaaatgtTAAAGAACTTCACTAAACTTCTAAGAGCTTATTTTAATGCCTTTCACTGTAGgtagaaaattttaaaagtcaCTTGGTGCCCTTTGCTTTTGATATTGCTTACATTCTGGGGAGATCCGAGAGCTGGGAATTTATCACTGTAATTACACCAAGTATCTTGGACAGAAGTCTCTTGTTCACATAAACAGAAATACTGGTTTATAAGGTTAACTTCTCTGACTAAGGACTCACTGTGAATATTTTTGAAGttaaatattttgtaaatattacaGTAAACCAAAATTTTATAGCCATTTAGTTGTTCTTAGAACCTCTTCCCCACTTGTACCTTTCTACATAAATACAGTTTTTGTTACTTATTCTTTATGCAAACAGATTCCGAGTCCTTTTGGTTTGATAAATAAAGGACTTAGGAACCTGTGAGGCTGGTGTCAGACAGAAGTACTGGCCCAAAAGCCAACTTGTCTTTGCATGACAGCAAAAATACAGGTAACAGCAAACCCCtacctgccttttcttttttaagtcaGGAAAAGTTTTAAGTAAGAAAAGGAAGGCAAATCAGTGCTCTGAAATGCACCTGGTAGAACTTCAAACCCTGTCATTTTCATGGCTAGAAATCTGATTATTTTGTAGAAGAAGTGTCCTTGAGGTAGTTCTATCAGCACTCAGTGCAAGCACTACTTTAGGAtaagttttgcttttaattcaGGGGAATATTAATTCCTAGCTGTATTAATAGTGTATACTAAAAGCAGTGGATGGATCCATTTAATCTTAAGTTTGAAACAGAATTTGGATCCTTGAAATGTGCTGACTTAAACCAGCAACATCATCACTGGAGAAAGAACTTCAGAAGCAGCCAAAGACCCATGAGAGAAAATGCCCTCATGGAATTTATAatgataaaatattttacattagctgttttaaaaatgaattttaaaagtaGCAAGCCTGAgccactgaaataaaaacaagctATGCTGTTTCATGACACTGGCTTGGAAGTTTAATAAGGTCTTGTAAAACATCTGAAAGAATTTCTATAGTGCCCTGAACATTTTTGTAGAAAAACCTCACTTACTAGATTGTCTCTGAGTTAACTTCAGTCAGTGTAAACGCTGCTGGAAGGAGCATCAGCACGTTTCATGTTAAAATCACCTGCACAAGCCCACAGGTATGATGTGGCTGCCAAAAACAGGATGAAGAATTAGATAGACTTCTCCaagatttttttgggtttttttttgataaaTTAGTTCcttgttattttaattaaattggCATAAAGAGCAGAGGCCAATGGTCAAACAAAACTATTGAATTTCATCTGAAGATTAAGCTAAAGCACAAAAGGAAGCAGATCTGGTTATGGGTGAGAGTGATTTTGTCTAAGCTTAATTTGATAATGGTTGTGGGCAGAGCACGTCTCTTTTTTCCCTAACATAGATGGCCAAGAATCACCAGACCTCTGTTTTAACCACACCAAGCAGACCTGCTCTGCGTAAATTAATCATTTACTATTTGGCAAACATAATTTACTGGCTAATAAAACTTGACCTTAGTGTTTCTTTTGATAAAATGAAGCACACTTTCTTAATTTTGTAGGAATTTTGCGTTCATGTTTCTATTCACCAGTGATAAAAGGTGTCAAAAATAACAATGTTGTACATGTCCCTAAAAATATGCTGCCAGTTTGTCTCACCTATGGCTATGGGTGACAAACTGCAGAGACAAGGCATTCAGTTTATTCCTCCTTTCAGTCCCTTTGGGTTTTGCTCTAATGGTCAGGAGAATGTGGAATTACCAACATTGGAGGTCCTGGATTTTGTGGTGTGAATAATCACGGCCTGCACCCTGGACCAAGGCCAAAGAAGTTGTTTCGTATTTGCCAGCAAGCAGCCTTCAGAGGGCAAAAGCTTTCATCCTGGGTGAGTTTTAAGCAGACAATCTCAATGTGGAGAACTCATTACCTTGATTAATTCCTGACCATCCAGATCCTGGTCAGTAATGTAGTTTTCTAAAATGTATTTCCTGGGTTTTGAGTGATCTTCAATAAAGGTTCTGGAAATAGTCTATGCCGGTGATGCAAGAAGAGGACTATTATGTGCTTATCATTTATTCTTCTCCAGGGGCGGGCTCCCAGCATATTGAAAATTCTCAAAGAATGAAGCAGATTGGTTTGTCAGACCCAAAGAGCCTGAATTAATTCACTGGTTAGAGCATTTGAACACTGCTCATGTGgaacagcacagccagcagtgtAAAGGTATGTCTGCTCAGCCTGAACATACTAAGTCCTTGATTTCATACTTTTCATTCAAATTACCTGCAGTGTCAATTAGTGGTAATTAATACATAGGTGGAATGATGGATCTGATGGAATCTAATGCGTTTTAATGAATTAGTAGTAAAGGCAGGTATTTGGTGATCTGTGTCAATTACCAAGATAGTCTTTTAAATAATATATAGCTTAGAATCTAGGAGTGATAAATTTATGTACCATTAGTTTTAACTATTTAGTATTATTCTGTATATTATGTCACTGTGTAGGGTGTGCATTTGGGATGAGGAATCAAATTTAGGGCCCATCATACCTGCCTGTCATTTTGCCTGAAgctcatttaaaataatttcaaagttACCCAGTTTCTTATTGAATAAAATAACTCCTCAAAGCTACAATCAACTTTTCCCTCAGCTAGTGCTCAACCCAGTATTTCATCTGCTCTGATCTTGAAGTTACTGTGTAAGACAGAGCTGCACCGCTGTATCTTGAGGGCAGAAAACAGAgatctgccaggctgcagccagcctctgGAAGAAAATCTGCCTGCAGAATGCTCAGACAGGCAAAACTGGTGCTGGTTTCCACTCTGATCTATGGTAACTCCTTTCCATCAGGCCATTACTGCTCACGTGGAACAAGGCTCAGGTATGTTCTCTGCTCTCTAGGACATGCATCCTGATGCAGGCATTTACTGACATCCCTTTTGTTCTGAAATGGCCAAGGTGCACCAGGGCATCACTGCCCACTATGCTAGGATCACAGGGAATGGAAGGAAAAGCCCTTCCAGTGACCCACATGTGTACTGGAGTAGTGCAAGCTACAATTCCAAGTCTGACCTTAACTATGTAATGTTTGGAACAAGAGAATTCATTAACATCATGTAAAAGTCATATGAGTTTATGCATTTCAGCTGAGAATAGTGCCCCTAATTGCTTAAGATTTATAAATGAGGACTCAGGAAGTGATTCAAGGAAAAAGCAATCAGGGATCAAGATACACTTCTAGAATTACTGTCTCAGGATATAGCTCCAAAATTCTGGAGTACTCTTTCAATTAAGCAAATGAAAGAGGCCAGATTTCTCCTAAGGATAGTAAATATCACTAACTTCAACATGAGAAAACCTGCTTCATCCAGCTCCACAGTGGAAATACCAATTCTGCCATTCCTTTCTTTACTTCTAATTTTCAGTTTCAGACATGTAAATCAAAGACTAATTTCCATTGCATTCTTCTTGTTAGGAATCACAAGTGTGAAAAAAACCCTAGATACATCTGAACTccgtatttttttttcctgggataATAAATTAggtaaaaaatacataaaatccAGTTCAAGTGCAGCATTTCAAAGATAACCCACCCATTGGGATGGATTTCTTTGGCTTTTATGGCTATGTGCTTACCTCTGGGGTCAGTGCATTGTTATCTGAAGTCTGACTCGACAGCAAAATATGTGTGAAACCGTCTTCTTTCCGGACTACAATGTCCCTGAACCGGCAATTGCTTTCATTTTGACGCACGCTGTATCTTAGTCTCTTATCGAAGACATAATCTTTCTCCCCATCTAGTTTCCTTTTCACAGTGCTGTGGAGATTCAAGCTTCCATTGGCCAGAGATGAACCTTTCAGGTGGAAAGAATCAAAGCATAATTGTGTCTATACCTTTAAAGAACTGGCGTGAAACTTTCTTTTAGCTTAACACAGCTCAGTATTTACAATAGGGGCTATGTGATGAAGTTGATAAATCAAAAATGTGCCAGGCTAGTCAAATGTGGCCTTGAGCCTTTCTCATTATTCTATATTCCAACCTGCAGTACTTTTTGTTCTCTGATCAGACAACCTCTAGATCCAATAAACTGTAGCATGTAGAACTGGTCCTCTTAATGGGATTCAGTACTGCTTTGAAGATGAAAACAATTGTATCGGTCTTTCATATGAATTTGTGGTGATTCCTGGATTCATAGGAAGACTCTaaagcagctttggaaaaaTGACATGACAGGTTTTGTCCAAAGCTCATCTTTCAAagttacattttctttcttttatggGGACAATATCACTACCGGTATCAGATGACAATCGAACACACAGTTGTTGCACATCTCCATGTGACACTAGATTAGGGGAGCTGTTGCTAAGCTGACACAACTGGCATTCTCTTCTACTAATCTTGGTGGTTGGCATTAGAAGTAGCCATGAGCCACCCTCATTGCTCTGATCCCAAGTGTCTGCTCCTTCCATTTGGTAGTAACAATAATTACTGACTTCTGACTAAGAGGTATGATATTAATATTGGACTGCACATGGAAAATATTAATGCTGATGCCATTTTGGAGGGTATCTAGCAGTAGCAAAAAAGGGGAACTATGACAAGAAAGAGATAGTTTTAAAAGACAGTTTATTTTGGCTTACACTGTGCATGAACTGTAAACTATTACTTTGCTTATGTTTACAGTTCCTCTGCAATAGTCAGTGTTATGATTGGTAACACTGAGCCTGAATGTTGAAAATAGCTTGACAAGATTTTTATGTAATATTCCTCTTCTAATTACAGATGTTTCACACAACTGccaataaaagcaaaacaaaggcaGGTTATTGAGGAACAGAGATTAAAATCACTCTGTTCATTGAGAGTTTCCAAATATGTTTTTGTTTAAATAGATATGAGCTCACAATATGCCATATTTAAGAAAGGCCATGAAAGAGCTGTATGAAAACACCtttgtttgttctgttcttTACTCCTGCCAAAGCTCATCTGTTCCAGCTTCTGGTATCAAATAGCCAGGAATTTTTAAAGGGCAGATGACATGAATATTAGAACATAGATTTAAATTTTATAGTTTAGATGACCACTGTCCAGGTAAAAATGCTGTTGGAACAGAACTGAATGGCGAATGTATTCAGTTTGTAGACTAAATATAGGATGGAAGGAACTAGAGATTTTATAACGATTTTTTAACTAACTGCACACCACATGACAGAAATTTAACCAGAGGAAAGAACAATCTGAATTAAATAGGAGGGAAACACACATGGAAATGTTTCACTTCCAAGAACAGATTAACAGAACAACATACAGTGCATAAACTGTTGTTTCAGTGTATACAGTGCATCCCTGCAATTCTGCTTAATCTGATAAACTGGAGAGAAAATGATCAGCAAAATCTAAAGACCACACTCACGTATTGTCACACCCATTTAGCATGTCTGTTGCATGGATTTGATTGAGCTACTGATGGTTTGCTCTGGAGTCACTAAAGCATCCAGACTGTCTCTGCTCCAGGGTTAATAGTTAGCACCACTTAATGTTCACAAGGGTAACAGCCCTTTAACATGCTCCAAGAATGGCAGTGAAGGATGCTATTTAGGGAGAAAATGCAAGCTTGGCTGTTTTCTGCAATCCACGCCCCTAGTATCAGCCCTAAGTGTTGTATAGGAATTTCAGAGTATTCATCCTTCCTATTTCCTTCAGTATTTGCTCATGGAGCTTTTAATGGATTTCCCTAATCTTTCAAGCCTGTCTTTCCCCACAGCTTCCTGTGGTATGGCTGAGAAGTTGTGTAGCCACTACATAGCAGAGAATTTTCTTTCATCTGTGCTTTTATCTGATGTTCTATCAGTTTCAGTGAGTGGTCCCTAGTTCTGCTATTGAGGGATTTAGTGAACAACAGTTCTGCATTCCTCAGTCTTCCCAATagcttttctgtcttctttctgtCCTTCTTGTGGGTAATGGTTAATACGGAACATACTTTATAGCAGTGTTCTGATGATAATTTACTAATAATTTCAGAGTTCTCCAGCTAAGGGAGCATCTGTAAGATATCTAAAAGCCACAAGGTTTTATCCAAACTGAGAAAGCAAGCATATTTGGTTGTCCTTTACTGCCATGATTGCTCCAGAATAAATAAACCAGAATGagctaaaaaaacaaaaggaagcagTGACTAACTTCACAAAATTTATATTAAGTGCACCATTAGACTACAAAGATTTTTGTAATGGAGAAAAAGAGTAATTTGTGATACATGACAAGCAAAAATTCTTCAGCAGATGGTACAGAAATAGAGTGatgcagaaaagggaaagagaaaattaaaagagaatgtttttttggtgttgtcaAGAAACTTGACAAAACAATCACTCTCAATTACAATATctggagagaaacagaaatgtcaTAACAGAAGACAACAAATGCCACCAGAAAGAATGTTATTGTTCGGTCCTGGGACTATCTGTGGATGTTATCCTGCAGAGTTTTTAATTTTCCAATTTGTAGACCCTTAAATTACTGTCTGTAAAGATGACTCAACTCTCCTTGTGACAGGATGTGTAGAAGGTGCAAAACAAGTTCTGGTAAGAAAGGTCTGCCCCAACTTCAGCAAGGTTCCAGGCTTCCAGTAGGGTGCATATATGATTTTGTGTGCACATCTGTAGGTATACAATCACCTTTCTGGAGTAAATAGCTTACTGGTGAGAGCTGCATCCATAGGTTGAGCAGGAAACACTTGTACCTGACTGGATGTACATACAAAACCAACCACAGACTGGTGGAAGTCCATTCAAGGAGTCATCAAGAACCAGTTTTCAAATAGCTATCCCTTTTTTTCAACTGAACTGGTATAGCACAGGGAAACAAAATAGGTATTTTTTTGATTAATTGTAGTTTGTAAATTACTAGTTGTATTGCTTGGTTTAATACACTGGCAGTTAAATATTATTACTATATAAACAACTACTGTATTTTAGGGGCCTTTAGCCATAGGCCAACACTGGTAGCAGAGCTGGTCCTACTGCTGGAGAATTCTTGAGTTTTCTGAATCTAGGCTTCAACTCAAAAGCCCCTTAGAATTTCTATATATATTTTCTGTGCACTCTTACATATCACTAAAACTTGTCTGAAATCCATTAGGGCTCCACAGAGGCAATCTCAAAGCTGACACAAATGTCTGCTTCATCAGACAGGGCACAGGGATGCCCAGGGGCCACAGCTTCTGGGAGCCAAACCCAGGTCCTTCAGGCTCCCTCTCTGTTCTGCACATGGTGCCTGGGAGCCCTGTGAGCGTTGATGGGGCACACCAGGCTTTCGACTTTCAGACTCTGTGGCAGACTGCCTGAATCCTCTGGCATAGCTGGCTGCCTCCAAGCTACACGTGGGAGTCCTGCCAAGCAGACTGCCACATCGCTCCAGGTCTCAAAGGACAAAGCCTTGGGACCTTGGCTCAGATTTGGAGAAAGTTTTGAAACCCAAGATGTTTGGAACAAAACTTCTGGTATTCAACAAACCGACATTTTTCTCTGAAACTTTCTTCATTTGTAATTTGCAAAATTTCAAACCAGTTTCAGTGTGACATTTATCCTGATTAAAATGAGTTTGTGATACTTCTCTGTGTGGATGAATGCTGAGGGAGTTCAGTGCATTGTTGGACTTACTTAAGAGTAGTGTAAGTTTCTTTGATTTGACATTTCTAATCTGGTAGCAGGAAATCTGACTTCTCTCAAGTTTGTAGGGCAATATTAGAAATAAAAgccagtatttttattttgaccCTCCATAAGTTTCTGTCTGCAATTTCTTTGGTTCTCTCATCTCTCCTCTTTGTAGTTTTCTCCACTCTGCATATGCTGGGTATCATGAAGCAAGACTGGAGGGATTTCTGACCCTGGGAGTGCTACTGAGTACAAGTTTTTCAGATGAGAACCAGGTAGAGATTTAAGATTTCTTGCTTGTGAATACAGGGAGGGCAGAATGCAAGGGAGAAATGAGAACAAAATAGAGAACAGAAGTGATGGATTTGGAGAATGCAAAATCTGTCATAAAGAAGTGTTTTGAAGGAGCTGCAAACATCAGCTCTAAGGCCAGGAGCCCTGTATACATGGTAGAGCACTTGGTGAAATAGAGCTCTCTTACAGGCATTATTCAAACAGGGGCTGGTGGGTGCCAACTCATCAGTTTTCTGGGGACAAATGAAAGGCTCACTTGACCTTACAGTTCTTTAAGGCCCTTTAGTTCTTCATTACAAAACTAAAGATGCTAAAATATGGGAatgaatgtattttaaatatgcaCTTTGTATCAGAACTCCCCCAGCATAAACCAAATAATTAAGGAAAGTCCTTGGAAACactaagaaagcaaagcaaagtaaCGTTATGCACATCCATAATTAAAGATGCAAGTATCTTTAAAGAAGCAGGCAACTTCTAAAGCAGTCTTCTTTGAACTCAAACTCATCAAAATACAGAAGTCTGCCCTCTCAAGTGTCATTCACATCATCTGCGCTACTTACGCATTTAAAGCTGACCAAACATTTTGCCAAATTAGGAGTCTTTCACAAGATGTTTGATACCTAGATTGAAAGATCCCAGCAGTAACCAGTAAGACTAGGCAAGGTCAGTTGTACTTCCCCAGTCAAGTGGCATTTGCTAGGCGGCCAGTAAGGTGGAAAATGGAAAGCAGGGTGATATAATTTATGTTGACTTCTGAAAAGTTTTTGGCAGGGCAATTCACAAGAAGCTGTTAGGAAATAAGTGCTATCATGACTATAGAAATTggctaataaaaataaataattggaACAAATGGTTACTTTTCAGCATGTCAAATGATTAGTAGTTGGCTGGCCCAAGGACCTGCAGAAGGATTAGTTTACTTAATGTACATATTAATGAACTGGGAAGAGAAGTATGAGGGGAAAATTTGAAGGGAATACAAAATAAATGGAGTAAAAACTGGGAAAGATTCTGAAGAGCTTCACTGAGTCACAAGAAAAAGATGAACTGGCAACAGTAAAACAGATTAAATGCATAATGAAAAGAATCATACATATAGCTGGGTTCTAAATTAACTGTaaccagcaagaaaaaaacaaccctaagAGCAATTGTGTATAGCTCAATGAAAACTTTTATACAGTGTGtaacagcagaaaaaataattctcaAAAGATTGTATCGCCACTGAATCAGTAAGCAGTAGGAAATCACTTGGAACAGCTCCTGCTGTTTTtaaaaggtattaaaaaaaccctccacaCACCAAAACCACAAGAGGATACTGAAAACTACCAGGAATCTTCCACGTGGTAGGAAGGCTAAAAAGGTTGGAACTGCCTAGTGATCGACAAGGCATCTTCCACTTTATCCCTTcatgcagggacaggagcttACTCAATGAATGTAAAGGTCAAAAAAACCTAAATAACCCCCCAAACCCTAAAActcaatgaaataaaatgtacaCCTTGTTAACTCCTGGAAATTTTTGTCACAAAGCACCATCAGCACCATTTggtagaattaaaaaaaaaatgggaaaaaacaaaaaagactgGACACAGAGAGACTAGAAGCTTCTTAGTTGCTTTAAGCTGAATTGTATTTATAGAGAACATAAGCCTTTATTCTTTGAGAACTATGCCAGTCAGTAACTATAaggattagaaagaaatttctcctattTCTCCTTGTTCACTTTAAGGCTGTTTGTACCTTCCCATACAGTATATCTGGAGACTTCCCATGTATCCAGTCATTGCCAGAGACCAACGCTTGGCAGTTCTTAGTACTCCTGAATGTGATGAGCGTTAATACTGAGTAACTTGAATGTTACTCAGACATACTTACCAGGGTACTTTAGCAAAAGCACTATTAATGCTGTTTCTAAAATAATCCTGACCATGTAGACCATTGGATCTGAGCACACATAATGGAGAAGTGATTTGTTACTTGGTGATAGACAAAACCAAAGCTGCAATATTACACATACCTCAGTTGTCATTCCCACTCCGTGCCTCGTCTTCATTTCCCTACAAGGACTTTATACTGCAAAGGCATCTAACCAAGCCCACACTGCTTCTTGTCACTCCGTGGGAAACGGAAGGAGAGAAGCcaactgattaaaaaaatggTGTAATGTGTGGGGAAAGAGTGTGAAAGCTGGTTTATGTGCTTCTCACCAGATCAGTTGTTGTAGCATGACAATGATTTTTCCACAAGTGGGCTCTGTGTGCAGTTGCTGCAATTAACCTCTGCCACCCCCCGGCCCCAGACTGTAGTTAAATCACATACCAATTCCATTCACAACAGGTGAATCATTATTTACTTCCAACACGCTGGGCAAATTTTGTTCTCCTTCATGATCATTTATATCCACATTTTGCTGTTGTGTGCCATTCCCAAAATGTCTAGAATCTTTCTCATGACTCCCATCTCCATTCTGCAGACCATTATGTGGCTTTTTCAGTGGCATGATCTGTAAACCGCTGGGAGTAGTTCGGTAAGTCACAGTTTTAGCAGCCCTGTCATTAGCAGATCCTGGCTTTGCTGCATATCCTCTTTTCTGTTTTTGAAGAGATGGATTAATTCTCTTCCTTTTGTGTGTTGACCCTTTAGACTTCCCAGATTCAGAAGGTCTATGTGATATTTTCTCAACAGATGACCCTCGGCTTTCCCGTAAAAATTTTGGAGCGCCGGCCTGCTTCCCATGCCTTGATCGCTTTTCTCTAGTAACATGTAGTCCATTGAACTCATCAATAAATTCCTCACAATGTAGTAGATGATGTTCAGGTTCCCAAGTGTCTTCATTGCTTCCATAGCCTTTCCACCTGATTAGATATTCCCATTTgcccttcttgttcttccttttgTCTACAATCCTCTCtacctaaaagaaaaaaaacaaacaaaatatcatattagaaataaaataagttTGGTCATGAAAATTATATTCTTCATTTACAGCTAGGAAGGCCTCCATGACACTGTGAAGATTCTCCTAAAAATATAGTGCCTAAAATAGAAACTAACTGATGTGGAAAACCTACCCAGGCTAGCCACAATGTAGCAAATATACAGATTTAAATTTACCTTATCTTCATAGGATGCAGTCCAAGACCATATTCTCATTGGATCCTACAGAGACTATGCTGACTGCTGATGAGAACCTGCTTGGTGTGTATGTATAAACTGCTTGACATGGTGTTTAGGAACCAGCGTTAATGTTTCTGTTTTACAAAGAACTCCCCTGATCAGACTTGGCAATACAGGAGAGAAATGCAGTAGGTAGGCCCAGTGGTATTTTGACAGtaaggacatttcctcttctgaAAACATTAGGGAGAGACAGAAACATCTGATCTAATCTGACCTGGGAACCTGCAATAGCCACAATGTGAAGAAACCAAAAGAGCCTGAAGATCATTAATGAAAGTATGGTATCTTTAAAAATCGAGTTGTAAAATCAAACTGTTACTATTCCATTCTTCAGCTACTTCTTGTTTGAAAGAGTTAAATAAACCATCTCTTGCTTTATTGTCAGTTACTGCTCATCTCCTGAATTCACACATGCACTATGTCCCTAAGAGCCCCATACTCATGTCTTGAAACTATCTTGAAGAGAGAACCGATTAGAACAACTTACAGTATTTTACACCAAAATCTTATTTGCAGTAGCAAACATCCACTTTGGTACTTCCAGCTtataaaaatgtgtattttttagTGAAAGCAATATTTGAGTAAATACAAAATTTGTGAGTGCaccaagtatttaaaaaaaaaaaggcaagtgaaAGGCATAAAAAGGCAGAATTCTTACACAAAAGTAACAAATGCTATGAGCCTACAATGGAGAAGGTCAGTTTAAGGAACATTTCTGCACCAAGGGATAAGGGACTATATTGGGACTGCAAGCGGAATGTGAATTAACAGTATCATGCTGTTGTGGGAAATGGACTGTACAACTGAAGACATTTTAGTGCTATCTCAGCACTGGCAAGATCCCAACTAGTGGGAGAGTTCACATGAAAACCCAAGCACAAtcagtggacagcaagttatggCTTTAAATTGCATCAAGGGAAATCTGGATCAAGTCATTAGGCAAAATGTTGTAAGGATAGTAAGAGTTAGGCATTACAATAGGGATGGAGGGTTCTTAGAACAAGTAGGTTTTATTAGACAAACATCTGCCATGAGAAGTCATTGCTAGAAAATAGAGTTATGATGACAAAACCTTTAGAAGTCTCTCCCAAgttttactttcattttttttcccaaaatgtGGCTTATAAAGGACAAAGATGCCactaatgaaaattaaaatatcattAACCAAAAGCACTATTGCTAATTTAGAAAAATAAGCAAATGGATGGCTAACGTAGTACCTTTCATTGCTCTTCAAAGAAAAATTATCTCATGTGAAGAGCAGCAATGGAATCTGTATAGAGGATTTAACCTTGAAGAAGGGCAATCACAGCAGTGTAAGTAATTGTTCCTTTTGGGTCCCCTGTTAGAGCAAACCAATGGATTAATTCTGTGTGTTCAGTGGCTGGAACTGTGCTTTCATAGAAATCTTGGTGATTCCCCAAAGGAATCTAAATGTAATTAGCAACTAAACATTATACTTCTATCTCAAGT is a window of Indicator indicator isolate 239-I01 chromosome 19, UM_Iind_1.1, whole genome shotgun sequence DNA encoding:
- the CDYL2 gene encoding chromodomain Y-like protein 2 → MASGDLYEVERIVDKRKNKKGKWEYLIRWKGYGSNEDTWEPEHHLLHCEEFIDEFNGLHVTREKRSRHGKQAGAPKFLRESRGSSVEKISHRPSESGKSKGSTHKRKRINPSLQKQKRGYAAKPGSANDRAAKTVTYRTTPSGLQIMPLKKPHNGLQNGDGSHEKDSRHFGNGTQQQNVDINDHEGEQNLPSVLEVNNDSPVVNGIGSSLANGSLNLHSTVKRKLDGEKDYVFDKRLRYSVRQNESNCRFRDIVVRKEDGFTHILLSSQTSDNNALTPEIMKEVRRALCNASADDSKLLLLSAVGSVFCSGLDYSYLIGRLSNDRRKESTRIAEAIRDFVKAFIQFKKPIVVAINGPALGLGASILPLCDIVWASEKAWFQTPYATIRLTPAGCSSYTFPQILGVALANEMLFCGRKLTAQEACSRGLVSQVFWPTTFSQEVMLRVKEMASCSAVVLEESKCLVRSFLKSGLEDVNEKECQMLKQLWSSSKGLDSLFSYLQDKIYEV